A stretch of Paenibacillus sp. URB8-2 DNA encodes these proteins:
- a CDS encoding NUDIX hydrolase: MENQGTRVEKEWPANPALDETTVSTQPIFEGRVITLQVDTVTLPDGNTATREVVKHPGAVAVLALNKGKMLVVEQFRQPMGRTEVEIPAGKLDPGEDPLEAAGRELHEETGFHSGDLFLLKSFYTSPGFADEIIHLYVTENAQSGEMSLDEDEFLVVSELTLEEAYEYIADGRIADAKTIMAVYAWHLHTLTGKWN; the protein is encoded by the coding sequence ATGGAAAATCAAGGAACAAGAGTAGAAAAAGAATGGCCGGCCAATCCGGCGCTGGACGAGACTACGGTATCTACCCAGCCTATTTTTGAAGGCAGAGTAATAACGCTGCAGGTGGACACGGTGACCCTGCCGGACGGCAACACCGCAACCCGGGAAGTGGTCAAGCATCCGGGTGCGGTCGCTGTCCTGGCCCTGAATAAGGGAAAGATGCTCGTTGTCGAACAATTCCGCCAGCCGATGGGTCGAACCGAAGTGGAGATTCCGGCAGGCAAGCTGGACCCCGGCGAAGACCCGCTGGAAGCCGCCGGACGAGAACTGCATGAAGAGACGGGATTTCACAGCGGCGATCTGTTCCTGCTTAAATCGTTCTATACCTCTCCTGGCTTTGCCGACGAGATTATTCATCTGTATGTGACGGAGAATGCGCAGAGCGGAGAAATGTCGCTGGACGAGGATGAATTCCTGGTCGTGTCGGAGCTGACGCTGGAGGAAGCGTACGAATATATTGCCGATGGGCGGATCGCCGATGCGAAGACCATAATGGCGGTTTATGCCTGGCATTTGCACACGCTGACCGGGAAATGGAACTAG
- a CDS encoding M20/M25/M40 family metallo-hydrolase, with the protein MVVQDRLIQEFMELVQIDSETKNERNIADHLIAKFKELGLEAVEDDSQERTGHGAGNLIVTWPAENAAEDDPKLLFTCHMDTVVPGQGIKPTLGEDGWITSDGTTILGADDKAGLAALFEGIRVIKEQNIPHGQIQFVITAGEESGLVGSRSLDPKYLDADFGFALDSNGEIGAIAVAAPTQAKIQMQIFGKSAHAGVNPEDGISAIQVAGKAIAAMKLGRIDSETTANIGRFAGGGPTNVVCDHVQLDAEARSIVQEKVDLQLAQMREALETTVREYGAECEFRSEIIYPAFSFNEHDPIVQLAERAISSIGLTPRSFPSGGGSDANVFNGLKVPTLNLAVGYENIHTTKERIKAEDIVKASELVVAIVKESVKK; encoded by the coding sequence GTGGTAGTACAAGACCGATTGATTCAGGAGTTTATGGAGCTTGTCCAGATCGACAGCGAGACGAAAAATGAACGGAACATCGCCGATCACCTGATCGCCAAATTCAAGGAGCTTGGACTGGAAGCCGTAGAAGATGATTCACAGGAAAGAACCGGGCACGGTGCGGGCAATCTGATTGTGACATGGCCTGCGGAGAATGCAGCGGAGGACGATCCCAAGCTGCTGTTCACCTGCCATATGGATACGGTCGTTCCAGGCCAGGGAATTAAACCGACGCTCGGCGAAGACGGCTGGATTACGAGCGACGGCACGACCATCCTCGGGGCGGATGACAAAGCGGGTCTGGCCGCGCTCTTTGAAGGCATTCGGGTAATCAAGGAACAAAATATTCCGCATGGACAAATTCAGTTCGTGATCACGGCGGGCGAGGAGTCCGGGCTGGTCGGATCCCGTTCGCTGGACCCGAAATATTTAGACGCGGATTTCGGCTTTGCGCTTGATTCCAACGGCGAAATCGGCGCCATCGCGGTAGCCGCTCCGACGCAGGCGAAGATTCAGATGCAGATTTTCGGCAAATCGGCCCACGCCGGCGTCAATCCCGAAGACGGCATCAGCGCTATCCAGGTGGCCGGCAAGGCGATTGCCGCCATGAAGCTCGGGCGCATCGACAGTGAGACGACTGCCAATATCGGCAGGTTTGCGGGCGGCGGCCCGACGAATGTCGTCTGCGATCATGTGCAGCTGGACGCCGAAGCGCGGAGCATTGTCCAGGAAAAGGTCGATCTGCAGCTGGCCCAGATGCGCGAAGCGCTGGAAACGACGGTGCGCGAGTACGGCGCGGAATGCGAATTCAGAAGCGAGATCATTTACCCGGCGTTCAGCTTCAACGAGCATGATCCCATTGTTCAGCTGGCTGAGCGGGCCATCTCGTCGATCGGCTTGACCCCGAGAAGTTTTCCATCGGGCGGCGGAAGCGACGCCAATGTATTTAACGGGCTGAAGGTGCCGACGCTGAATCTGGCGGTTGGATACGAGAATATCCATACGACCAAAGAACGGATCAAGGCCGAGGATATCGTTAAGGCGTCCGAACTGGTCGTGGCGATTGTTAAAGAAAGCGTCAAAAAATAG
- the prli42 gene encoding stressosome-associated protein Prli42: MQRQKWFRIFIYVMLLAMVASTLMVVIEPFLAG; this comes from the coding sequence ATGCAACGTCAAAAATGGTTCCGCATCTTTATTTATGTCATGCTGCTGGCAATGGTCGCCTCCACGCTTATGGTAGTCATCGAGCCTTTCCTCGCCGGATGA
- the lipB gene encoding lipoyl(octanoyl) transferase LipB: MNSTEPRKLEISYFPMIEYGRAWDLQKESVRSIDAGECPERLIFLQHPPTYTIGSQNHPEHLLLNAEQLREEGISVFEIDRGGDITYHGPGQLVGYPLLRIGEQGRVDLHGYLRSLEQVIIDYLATFGIEGGRKPEYTGVWVGDVKICAIGVKFNRSRAGKGFVTSHGFAFNIREGIGEEGFRGIIPCGISQYGVTSLEECTGRRFDVEEVAAALIPHFLNIFPYGKIESDWAEAQADK; the protein is encoded by the coding sequence ATGAACAGCACAGAACCTCGAAAGCTGGAAATATCCTATTTTCCCATGATCGAATACGGCCGGGCCTGGGATCTGCAAAAAGAGTCCGTTCGCTCCATCGACGCCGGCGAGTGTCCGGAACGGCTGATCTTTTTGCAGCACCCGCCAACCTATACGATCGGATCGCAAAATCACCCCGAGCACCTTCTTCTTAATGCCGAGCAGCTTCGGGAGGAAGGGATTTCGGTGTTTGAAATCGACCGCGGAGGGGACATTACATATCATGGACCGGGCCAGCTTGTCGGTTATCCGCTGCTGCGGATCGGCGAGCAGGGCCGAGTAGATCTTCACGGTTATCTGCGGTCGCTGGAACAGGTAATCATCGATTACCTTGCTACCTTCGGGATTGAGGGCGGGAGAAAGCCGGAGTATACGGGAGTTTGGGTAGGCGACGTGAAAATATGCGCCATCGGAGTCAAATTCAACAGAAGCCGTGCAGGCAAAGGTTTTGTGACCAGCCACGGCTTTGCTTTTAATATCCGGGAGGGCATCGGGGAGGAAGGCTTCCGGGGAATCATTCCCTGCGGCATTTCCCAGTACGGGGTTACCTCGCTGGAAGAGTGCACAGGCCGCCGGTTTGATGTCGAAGAGGTCGCCGCGGCGCTCATTCCCCATTTTCTGAACATTTTCCCTTATGGCAAAATCGAATCGGACTGGGCGGAGGCTCAGGCTGACAAATAA
- a CDS encoding dihydrolipoamide acetyltransferase family protein translates to MRARYSPLCRASRRSTALIDLSAVPGTGLGGRVTRKDVLAFLANGPAAAPAPQSSPAPHPAAGAAAQPQGAVSIAPQAGAPAPAPQETLPPVRHSGLHLSQSPRIPEIEVESGRSEYLIDVTPIRNTIASRMRQSVSEIPHAWTMIEVDVTNLVLLRNKLKDEFKRREGINLTYLAFLMKAVVSAIKDYPIMNSVWAVDKIIVKRDINISLAVGTEDSVWTPVIKKADQKNVAGLAREIEELAMKTREGKLRVEDMQGGTFTVNNTGSFGSILSYPIINYPQAAILTFESIVKKPVVINDMIAVRSMANICLSLDHRILDGVICGRFLQRVKDNIEGYSLDTNVY, encoded by the coding sequence ATGCGGGCGCGTTATTCCCCGCTGTGCAGAGCCTCGCGGCGCAGCACAGCATTGATTGATCTGTCCGCCGTGCCGGGCACCGGCCTAGGCGGACGTGTCACGCGCAAGGACGTGCTGGCGTTCCTTGCGAACGGCCCTGCGGCTGCGCCTGCGCCGCAGAGCAGCCCCGCGCCGCATCCGGCGGCCGGCGCAGCGGCGCAGCCGCAAGGCGCGGTGTCCATCGCGCCGCAAGCGGGAGCGCCTGCACCTGCGCCGCAGGAGACGCTGCCGCCCGTCCGGCATTCCGGGCTGCATCTGTCTCAGTCGCCGCGCATCCCCGAAATTGAGGTCGAGAGCGGCCGATCCGAATATCTGATCGACGTGACGCCGATCCGCAATACGATCGCTTCGCGGATGCGCCAGAGCGTTTCGGAAATTCCGCATGCCTGGACAATGATCGAGGTGGATGTGACGAATCTCGTGCTGCTTCGCAACAAGCTGAAGGACGAATTCAAGCGCCGGGAAGGGATCAATCTGACCTATCTCGCTTTCTTGATGAAAGCCGTCGTCAGCGCGATTAAAGATTACCCGATCATGAATTCCGTTTGGGCGGTTGACAAAATCATCGTCAAGCGGGACATCAATATTTCACTGGCGGTCGGCACCGAGGATTCGGTCTGGACCCCGGTCATCAAGAAAGCGGATCAGAAGAACGTGGCGGGTCTTGCCCGCGAAATCGAAGAACTGGCGATGAAGACACGCGAGGGCAAGCTGCGCGTTGAGGATATGCAGGGCGGAACCTTTACCGTTAACAATACCGGCTCATTCGGCTCGATTCTGTCTTATCCGATCATCAATTATCCGCAGGCGGCCATTTTAACCTTTGAATCGATTGTGAAAAAGCCTGTCGTCATCAACGATATGATCGCCGTCCGTTCCATGGCCAATATATGCCTATCGCTGGACCACCGGATTCTTGACGGCGTCATCTGCGGCCGATTCCTGCAGCGGGTGAAGGACAACATCGAAGGCTATAGCCTGGATACGAACGTCTATTAA
- a CDS encoding alpha-ketoacid dehydrogenase subunit beta has translation MAMMEYIDAIRLAMKEEMERDDSVFVLGEDVGVKGGVFTTTKGLQEQFGQERVLDTPLAESAIAGVAIGAAMYGMKPIAEMQYSDFMLPATNQIISEAAKIRYRSNNDWSCPVVIRAPIGGGIFGGLYHSQCPESIFFGTPGLKIVAPYSAYDAKGLLKAAVRDPDPVLFFENKKCYKLIKEDVPESDYTIPIGEANLLREGDDITVIGYSLPLHFAMQAAEELEREQGITAHILDLRTLQPLDREAITAAVRRTGKVLIVHEDNKTGGVGAEVAAIIAEECLFELDAPIFRLCGPDVPAMPISPPMEKFFMLSKDKLKAEMLRLAQY, from the coding sequence ATGGCGATGATGGAATATATCGATGCCATCCGGCTGGCGATGAAGGAAGAAATGGAGCGCGACGACTCTGTCTTCGTTCTCGGCGAGGATGTCGGCGTCAAAGGCGGCGTGTTCACCACGACGAAGGGACTGCAGGAGCAGTTCGGCCAGGAGCGCGTGCTGGATACGCCGCTTGCCGAATCTGCGATTGCCGGCGTGGCGATCGGGGCCGCGATGTACGGCATGAAGCCGATCGCGGAAATGCAGTACTCTGATTTCATGCTTCCGGCAACCAATCAGATCATCAGCGAAGCGGCCAAAATCCGCTACCGCTCCAATAACGACTGGAGCTGTCCGGTCGTGATCCGTGCGCCGATCGGCGGCGGTATTTTCGGTGGACTGTATCATTCTCAGTGTCCGGAATCAATCTTCTTCGGAACACCCGGCCTGAAGATCGTGGCCCCATACTCGGCCTACGACGCGAAAGGGCTGCTGAAGGCCGCCGTCCGCGATCCCGATCCGGTTCTGTTCTTCGAGAACAAGAAATGCTACAAGCTGATCAAGGAAGACGTTCCGGAGAGCGACTACACCATTCCCATCGGCGAAGCGAATCTGCTGCGCGAGGGCGATGACATCACGGTGATCGGGTACAGCCTGCCGCTACATTTTGCGATGCAGGCGGCGGAGGAACTGGAACGCGAACAGGGCATTACGGCGCATATTCTCGATTTGCGCACTCTGCAGCCGCTGGACCGTGAGGCAATCACGGCAGCCGTGCGGCGGACCGGCAAGGTGCTGATCGTGCACGAGGACAACAAAACGGGCGGCGTCGGCGCCGAGGTTGCGGCGATTATCGCCGAGGAGTGCCTGTTCGAGCTGGACGCGCCGATCTTCCGCCTGTGCGGGCCGGATGTTCCGGCGATGCCGATCAGCCCGCCGATGGAGAAATTTTTCATGCTTAGCAAGGATAAGCTGAAAGCGGAAATGCTGCGCCTGGCGCAGTACTAG
- a CDS encoding thiamine pyrophosphate-dependent dehydrogenase E1 component subunit alpha — MDTQGTVKKVNRHEPLGLTDGQVIDMYRYMMLARKYDERSLLLQRAGKINFHVSGIGQEAAQVAAAFALDRENDYFLPYYRDYAFVLTVGMTTRELMLSVFAKAEDPNSGGRQMPGHFGSKRLRIVTGSSPVTTQVPHAVGFALAAKMRKQKFVSFVTFGEGSSNQGDFHEACNFAGVNKLPVIIMCENNQYAISIPAHRQLGGKVSDRALGYGFPGVRVDGNDPLEVYRVVKEARERALAGEGPTLIEAMMYRLSPHSTSDNDLAYRTKEEVEENWKKDGLAHFRNYLTDLGLWDDEQERDFAAQCNLELKEAIEYADNAPFPKPEDTLLHVYSESEEGV; from the coding sequence ATGGATACGCAAGGTACTGTAAAAAAAGTGAACAGGCATGAACCGCTTGGACTCACCGACGGCCAAGTGATCGACATGTACCGATATATGATGCTGGCCCGCAAATACGACGAGCGCAGCCTGCTGCTCCAGCGGGCCGGGAAGATCAACTTCCACGTCTCCGGCATCGGACAGGAAGCGGCGCAAGTGGCTGCCGCTTTTGCGCTGGACCGGGAGAACGATTATTTTCTGCCGTATTACCGCGACTATGCTTTTGTCCTCACCGTCGGCATGACGACCCGCGAACTGATGCTGTCGGTGTTCGCCAAGGCTGAGGACCCGAACAGCGGCGGACGGCAGATGCCGGGCCATTTCGGCAGCAAGCGGCTGCGCATCGTTACCGGTTCAAGCCCCGTAACAACGCAGGTTCCGCATGCGGTCGGCTTTGCGCTGGCCGCCAAGATGCGAAAGCAGAAGTTTGTCTCTTTCGTCACGTTCGGTGAAGGTTCTAGCAATCAGGGTGACTTTCATGAAGCGTGCAACTTTGCGGGAGTCAACAAGCTCCCGGTTATTATTATGTGCGAGAACAACCAGTACGCGATCTCGATTCCGGCTCACCGCCAGCTTGGCGGCAAGGTCAGCGACCGCGCGCTTGGCTACGGCTTTCCGGGCGTCCGCGTGGACGGCAACGACCCGCTGGAAGTTTACCGCGTTGTCAAGGAAGCCCGCGAGCGGGCACTTGCCGGCGAAGGCCCGACATTGATAGAAGCGATGATGTACCGCCTGTCCCCGCATTCCACATCAGACAACGATCTCGCGTACCGCACCAAGGAAGAGGTCGAGGAGAACTGGAAAAAGGACGGCTTGGCCCATTTCCGCAATTATTTAACGGATCTTGGCCTGTGGGACGATGAACAAGAACGCGATTTCGCCGCCCAGTGCAATCTGGAACTTAAAGAAGCGATCGAATACGCCGACAATGCGCCGTTCCCGAAACCGGAAGATACGCTGCTGCATGTGTACAGCGAATCCGAGGAAGGGGTATAA
- the lpdA gene encoding dihydrolipoyl dehydrogenase encodes MTISCDVAVLGGGTGGYVAAIRAAQLGKSVVVIEQDKLGGTCLHRGCIPSKSLLRSAEVYAEIAGSEEFGIEISGVKLAFGKVQRRKEAIVEQLHQGVQYLMRKNKIQVLKGKGRVIGPSIFSPRSGAVAVELEDGDMETVVPSHLIIATGSRPRAIPGFEPDGQFILSSEEALRMEELPASMLIVGGGVIGVEWASMLADFGVQVTIVEASDQLLPREDKEVARELQRLLKKRGVTVMTGVTVNGGTSRVTEEGVSVEVTRGGKTETLSAAKLLVSVGRTANVQNIGLENTDIRFDKGVIEVNANMQTNEPHIYAIGDCIGGLQLAHAASHEGIVAVNHLAGERLHPYHPHLVPRCVYTRPEVASVGYTEQEAKDLGRDVAIGKFPFSAIGKALVYGSKDGFVKVVADKASGDILGVQMIGPHVTDLIGEAALAQLLDATPWEIGEAIHAHPTLSEIVGEAMLAVDGKAIGI; translated from the coding sequence ATGACCATTTCATGTGACGTGGCGGTACTCGGCGGAGGAACCGGAGGCTACGTGGCGGCGATCCGCGCCGCACAGCTCGGCAAGTCGGTTGTCGTCATTGAACAGGACAAGCTCGGCGGGACCTGCCTGCACCGGGGCTGCATTCCAAGCAAATCGCTGCTGCGCAGCGCAGAGGTGTATGCGGAAATCGCGGGGAGCGAGGAATTCGGAATTGAAATTTCGGGCGTCAAGCTGGCATTCGGAAAAGTGCAGCGCCGCAAGGAAGCCATTGTGGAGCAGCTGCACCAGGGCGTTCAGTATTTGATGCGCAAAAATAAAATACAGGTTCTTAAAGGCAAGGGACGGGTTATCGGCCCTTCGATATTTTCTCCGCGCAGCGGGGCGGTCGCGGTGGAGCTGGAAGACGGCGATATGGAGACTGTGGTGCCAAGCCACCTTATCATTGCCACAGGGTCCCGTCCCCGCGCAATTCCGGGATTTGAGCCGGATGGACAGTTCATTCTGAGCAGCGAGGAAGCGCTCCGGATGGAGGAGCTGCCGGCTTCGATGCTAATCGTCGGCGGCGGCGTCATCGGTGTGGAATGGGCGTCGATGCTCGCCGATTTCGGCGTGCAGGTCACTATAGTGGAAGCGTCTGACCAATTGCTGCCGCGCGAAGACAAGGAAGTGGCGCGGGAACTTCAGCGTCTGCTGAAAAAACGCGGCGTGACTGTAATGACCGGCGTGACGGTCAACGGGGGAACAAGCCGGGTGACGGAAGAAGGCGTCAGCGTGGAAGTGACCAGGGGCGGAAAGACCGAGACGCTGTCCGCCGCCAAGCTTCTGGTATCGGTGGGAAGAACGGCCAATGTTCAAAATATCGGCCTGGAGAACACCGATATCCGCTTCGATAAAGGCGTCATCGAAGTGAACGCCAATATGCAGACGAACGAGCCGCATATTTACGCGATCGGGGACTGCATCGGGGGGCTGCAGTTGGCGCATGCAGCCAGCCATGAAGGCATTGTGGCGGTCAACCACCTGGCCGGAGAGCGGCTTCATCCGTATCATCCCCATCTGGTCCCGCGCTGTGTATATACGCGGCCGGAGGTGGCAAGCGTAGGATATACGGAGCAGGAGGCCAAAGACCTCGGCCGCGATGTCGCAATCGGCAAGTTTCCATTCTCTGCGATCGGCAAGGCGCTAGTGTACGGTTCGAAGGACGGATTTGTGAAGGTCGTCGCCGATAAGGCGAGCGGAGATATTCTTGGCGTTCAGATGATCGGCCCCCATGTGACCGATCTTATCGGCGAAGCCGCATTGGCCCAGCTGCTGGACGCGACGCCTTGGGAAATCGGCGAAGCGATTCATGCGCATCCTACGCTCTCCGAAATTGTCGGCGAAGCGATGCTCGCCGTGGACGGCAAGGCCATCGGCATTTGA
- a CDS encoding DUF2627 domain-containing protein, translating to MKLLFSRFIAILILVFPGLLAMKGFVMMKDDLFNYLAMHGDRTATPSFAWLHFAGGLVLFAAGMSFLGGWILTRDRKRNYVGPRFKEKRKAGQPPSEPAS from the coding sequence ATGAAGCTGCTGTTCTCCCGGTTTATCGCCATCTTGATTCTGGTGTTTCCCGGCTTGCTCGCCATGAAGGGCTTCGTAATGATGAAAGACGATCTGTTCAACTATTTGGCCATGCACGGAGACCGTACGGCTACGCCGTCGTTCGCCTGGCTGCATTTTGCCGGAGGACTTGTCCTGTTCGCTGCGGGCATGAGCTTTCTCGGCGGCTGGATTCTGACCCGCGACCGCAAACGCAATTACGTCGGCCCCCGCTTCAAGGAGAAGCGCAAAGCCGGGCAGCCTCCTTCCGAACCCGCATCCTGA
- a CDS encoding acyltransferase family protein, with the protein MKRYHQLDSLRGLAALTVVIHHFVFIFTGWLWLEALNYTPLRILKAGHEAVIFFFVLSGFVLSLPFYSADKKVNVPHFLIKRLCRIYIPYIVAVLCSILAYLAFYRPGPDSGFSSFFHDVWSTPLSFRLIMDHIILLGSFKDYALDPVLWSLSVELRISLVFPFIMPLIKNFGWRPSAALALLLSGSSILLNNFAHPANPSPISSNLYFTLHYLSFFILGALVAKYRVNLISAVLRLSVKMKFALLLLGLIVYAYAGIGDAVFKRLFSAGGVWLSLAADWGIAFGVCILITATLSSPKISNLLGKKPVRFLGDISYSLYLYHSVALFSCIYAFHNLLPMWATLSIAMCLSLLASSLSYYFIEKPSIELGKKWTTRPPRKLEEAQEVV; encoded by the coding sequence TTGAAAAGATACCATCAGCTGGACTCCTTAAGAGGGCTTGCGGCGCTGACCGTCGTAATCCATCATTTTGTATTTATTTTTACAGGATGGCTGTGGCTTGAAGCGTTAAACTACACACCTTTGCGAATCTTGAAAGCCGGCCACGAGGCGGTAATCTTTTTCTTTGTCTTAAGCGGTTTTGTCCTGTCGCTGCCCTTCTACTCCGCTGATAAAAAAGTGAATGTCCCGCATTTTTTAATCAAGAGGCTGTGCAGAATCTATATTCCTTATATTGTCGCCGTCTTGTGCTCGATTTTGGCTTACCTGGCTTTTTACCGTCCGGGACCGGACTCCGGATTCAGCTCTTTTTTTCATGACGTATGGAGCACGCCCTTATCCTTCCGGCTGATTATGGATCATATTATTCTGCTCGGCAGCTTCAAAGATTACGCGCTGGACCCCGTTCTGTGGTCATTGTCCGTCGAATTAAGAATCTCGCTCGTCTTTCCCTTCATTATGCCTTTAATCAAGAACTTCGGTTGGAGGCCAAGTGCCGCTTTGGCTCTGCTCTTATCGGGTTCGTCAATTTTGCTCAACAACTTTGCGCATCCGGCAAATCCGAGTCCGATTTCCTCCAATCTCTATTTCACTCTCCACTATCTTTCGTTCTTTATCCTGGGAGCGCTGGTTGCCAAATATCGGGTAAATCTCATTTCAGCAGTGCTGCGGTTAAGTGTTAAAATGAAGTTTGCTTTATTGCTGCTCGGATTGATAGTATATGCCTACGCCGGTATCGGCGATGCTGTATTCAAACGACTGTTCTCCGCGGGCGGGGTTTGGCTGTCGCTGGCTGCCGATTGGGGAATCGCGTTTGGCGTTTGCATCCTGATTACGGCGACATTGTCTTCGCCCAAGATTTCAAATCTGCTCGGGAAAAAACCGGTTCGATTTCTGGGAGACATCTCTTACAGCCTATATCTTTACCATTCGGTGGCGCTGTTCTCCTGCATCTATGCTTTCCACAATCTGCTGCCTATGTGGGCGACGCTCTCCATCGCTATGTGCCTGTCGCTTCTCGCTTCCAGCCTGTCATACTATTTTATCGAAAAGCCTTCAATCGAGCTCGGAAAAAAATGGACGACCAGACCCCCTCGCAAGCTGGAGGAAGCGCAAGAAGTCGTTTAA
- a CDS encoding ABC transporter ATP-binding protein, with protein MFKTLLEPFRHPRPVFELGESKGLSSGRKPRGAGAKDWSSTLWRLWNYLAERRIKLILVLVMVVFSSGLSLLGPFMIGRAVDIYLEGGGNHWGLYLTGLGAVYALYSLTSWLQNIWMIEISQETVYRMRTELFSHLHRLPISFFNRRQQGEIMSRLTNDIENVSSNLNSSAIEIFSGVLTLGGTVVVMLWLSPLLTLLTFVVVPIMAFGMRWITRRTGPLFKQRQRNMGELNGYIEETLSGQRVIKAFGQEQRVISDFRERNNRIMLSGFWAQSISGFIPKLMNGLNNLSFAIVAGFGGILAIRGSITIGVIVVFVEYTRQFTRPLNDLANQWNSVLSAIAGAERVFEVLDEDTEAKDENAADSVGQIRGEVKFQSVSFSYNGDADTLRGISFEARPGEMIALVGQTGAGKTTLIGLLSRFYNPSKGTITIDGKDLASIRRESLRSQMAFVLQDTFLFKGSIRDNIRYGRLEATDEEVEKAARLANAHSFIMRMPGGYDRMLSADGGGISQGQKQLLAIARAILADPAMLVLDEATSSIDTVTELKIQEGLQSLMKGRTSFVIAHRLNTIRQADRILVLRDGELVQQGTHEELLDKGGLYNELVLGAARAEAKRPLL; from the coding sequence ATGTTCAAAACCTTACTTGAGCCGTTCCGCCATCCGCGTCCCGTGTTCGAGCTTGGCGAAAGCAAGGGATTGTCGTCGGGGCGGAAGCCTAGAGGGGCGGGTGCCAAAGACTGGTCCAGCACGCTGTGGCGGCTGTGGAACTATCTGGCCGAGCGAAGAATCAAGCTGATCCTGGTGCTGGTCATGGTGGTGTTCAGCTCGGGCCTCTCGCTCCTTGGGCCTTTTATGATCGGCAGGGCGGTGGATATCTACCTGGAGGGCGGAGGGAACCATTGGGGGCTCTATTTGACAGGACTGGGTGCGGTTTATGCGCTTTATTCACTGACGAGCTGGCTGCAAAATATATGGATGATCGAGATTTCGCAGGAAACGGTGTACCGGATGCGGACCGAATTGTTCTCCCATCTGCACCGGCTGCCAATCTCTTTCTTCAACCGGCGGCAGCAGGGCGAAATCATGAGCCGTCTGACCAACGATATTGAAAATGTCAGCTCCAACCTGAACAGCTCGGCCATCGAGATTTTCTCCGGCGTGCTGACCTTGGGCGGAACGGTGGTCGTCATGCTGTGGCTCAGTCCCCTCCTGACGCTGCTCACTTTCGTCGTAGTGCCGATTATGGCCTTCGGCATGCGCTGGATCACGCGGCGGACAGGCCCTCTGTTCAAGCAGCGGCAGCGGAACATGGGAGAGCTGAACGGATACATTGAGGAGACGCTGTCGGGTCAGCGCGTGATCAAGGCGTTCGGGCAGGAGCAGCGGGTGATCTCGGACTTTCGGGAACGGAATAACCGGATCATGCTTTCCGGATTTTGGGCGCAGTCGATCTCCGGCTTCATCCCGAAACTCATGAACGGGCTGAACAACCTGAGCTTTGCCATCGTCGCGGGATTCGGCGGGATTTTGGCGATAAGGGGCTCGATTACCATCGGGGTCATCGTTGTTTTTGTGGAATACACGCGTCAGTTTACCCGGCCGTTGAACGATCTGGCCAATCAATGGAACAGCGTGCTGTCTGCCATCGCAGGAGCCGAGCGGGTATTTGAAGTTCTGGACGAGGACACGGAGGCCAAGGATGAGAACGCCGCAGATTCGGTCGGGCAAATCCGGGGTGAGGTGAAGTTCCAGAGCGTTTCCTTCTCCTATAACGGAGACGCGGATACTCTCCGCGGCATCAGTTTTGAGGCCAGGCCCGGTGAGATGATCGCGCTGGTCGGCCAGACCGGCGCGGGCAAGACGACGCTGATCGGACTGCTGTCCCGCTTCTACAATCCGTCCAAGGGAACCATTACGATTGACGGGAAGGATCTGGCATCCATCCGCAGGGAAAGCCTGCGCAGCCAAATGGCGTTCGTTCTGCAGGATACGTTCCTGTTCAAGGGAAGCATCCGCGATAATATCCGCTACGGACGGCTGGAAGCCACCGACGAAGAGGTGGAAAAAGCGGCCAGATTAGCCAATGCCCACTCCTTCATCATGCGGATGCCGGGCGGATACGACCGGATGCTGTCGGCGGACGGAGGCGGAATCAGCCAGGGGCAAAAGCAGCTGCTGGCCATCGCCAGGGCGATTCTCGCTGATCCGGCCATGCTTGTGCTGGATGAAGCGACCAGCAGCATCGACACGGTGACCGAACTGAAGATTCAGGAGGGCCTGCAATCCCTGATGAAGGGGCGCACCAGCTTCGTCATTGCCCACCGGCTGAATACGATCCGCCAGGCGGACCGCATTCTTGTGCTGCGGGACGGGGAGCTTGTCCAGCAGGGAACCCACGAGGAGCTGCTGGACAAGGGAGGGTTGTACAACGAGCTGGTTTTGGGCGCGGCAAGGGCAGAGGCGAAGCGGCCGTTGTTATAA